The Formosa sp. Hel1_33_131 genome window below encodes:
- a CDS encoding Lcl domain-containing protein translates to MKKITLIALMLFTALGYAQVGINTNNPDASSALEIESTTGGILIPRLTQTQRDAIVSPASGLMIYQTDEVSGFYFYDGTAWAKIDGVAGPAGPQGNQGAPGPAGVDGQDGVDGAQGVQGDQGIQGETGTQGPIGPTGSIGAAGAPGAQGPIGPTGAQGNQGVQGPVGADSTVLGPVGPVGPVGQAGPIGPTGAQGNQGAPGPAGADGADGAQGPIGPAGAQGVQGPVGQAGPIGPAGAQGNQGAQGLAGPIGPTGNQGAQGPAGADSTVSGPVGQVGPTGAQGQIGPAGADADTSEIAALSDIINNGQVAQPLSIGDFVGGGFVFWIDPTDNTKGLVSAIEDQSTGIRWYNGTHITTGATGTAIGTGAVNTTAIINAQGETETSYAAGLARAYNGGGYTDWFFPSKDELNEMYIKKPTLDAISGFTPFSATVYWTSSEVANNRAWKQNFNNGGQVNDNAKHSSSAVRAIRAVSGTTTSSLSAITAEQTTQNTAIDLKANIASPTFTGTVTTPTLIASGNTYPNTTGNANQVLTTDGSGTLSWTTSSAETINGTVNEIEVSTSDSTTTVGLPDNTTITTSLTVDGLYFGTGSGDGDNNLAIGSSMGSGTGKRNTAIGSRALESYSGTGFDNNTAIGYYNMRALSTGSGNTALGAENMFSLTTGIANTSIGNQTMLNVSTGSNNTGLGQRAGESITTGTNNTLIGLDANVSSPNANNETVIGKGAIGSGDNTVQLGNTSVTNVKTSGSITAGEITIPNTDGTSGQVLTTDGSGALSWTTSSAGVSGSGTGNMIAKFDGSSTVLGNSSIYDDGTNVGIGTVSPAQLLHVKAALGDAKALINAYGEGDEAHLMLRAGGINKTAIVASGISNWGRTDLRFILNSYTNANDYGLSDTKMIIKNDGKVGIGTNSPTEKLDVAGNIKFNGALMPNNNAGSSGQVLTSSGTGVPTWTTPSSGSDSVYSVNTFYAELGGFVIEVRDGGKHGLVVAMQDQGVSTWYPIDNLLNDITRHDTNGAKFMDWRLPTIRELELIYLAKANISPMWGGNDYWSSTQPGYGNAYFVNMANGFGTSSNSPGANHSTNNSKAVRAVRAF, encoded by the coding sequence ATGAAAAAAATCACATTAATAGCACTTATGCTGTTCACAGCATTGGGTTACGCACAAGTAGGTATCAACACAAATAACCCTGATGCCTCTTCGGCATTAGAGATTGAATCCACTACAGGTGGAATTTTAATTCCAAGACTCACACAGACGCAGCGAGATGCAATTGTATCACCAGCTTCAGGGTTGATGATTTATCAAACGGATGAAGTATCAGGGTTTTATTTTTATGACGGAACGGCTTGGGCAAAAATTGATGGTGTAGCCGGTCCAGCAGGTCCTCAAGGAAATCAAGGTGCTCCAGGACCAGCAGGTGTTGATGGTCAAGACGGAGTTGATGGTGCTCAAGGTGTACAAGGCGACCAAGGAATACAAGGCGAGACTGGTACTCAGGGTCCAATAGGTCCAACAGGAAGTATAGGTGCTGCAGGAGCTCCTGGTGCTCAGGGTCCAATAGGTCCAACAGGAGCTCAAGGAAATCAAGGTGTTCAAGGTCCAGTTGGCGCGGATTCAACAGTTCTAGGTCCAGTAGGTCCAGTAGGTCCAGTAGGTCAGGCAGGTCCAATAGGTCCAACAGGAGCTCAAGGAAATCAAGGTGCTCCAGGCCCAGCAGGTGCAGATGGTGCTGATGGCGCTCAAGGTCCAATCGGTCCAGCAGGAGCTCAAGGTGTTCAAGGTCCAGTAGGTCAGGCAGGTCCAATCGGTCCAGCAGGAGCTCAAGGAAATCAAGGAGCCCAAGGCCTAGCGGGTCCAATCGGCCCAACAGGAAATCAAGGTGCTCAAGGTCCAGCTGGTGCGGACTCAACAGTTTCAGGTCCAGTAGGTCAGGTAGGTCCAACAGGGGCTCAAGGTCAAATCGGTCCAGCAGGTGCAGATGCAGATACAAGTGAAATTGCTGCTCTATCAGATATTATTAATAATGGTCAAGTAGCTCAGCCATTATCTATTGGTGATTTTGTAGGGGGCGGATTTGTATTTTGGATAGACCCAACAGATAACACTAAGGGTTTAGTTAGTGCTATAGAAGACCAGAGTACAGGGATTCGATGGTACAATGGCACTCACATCACAACTGGAGCAACAGGTACCGCGATAGGAACTGGAGCAGTCAATACAACGGCTATTATAAACGCCCAAGGTGAAACGGAAACGAGTTATGCTGCAGGTTTAGCAAGGGCATATAATGGTGGAGGTTATACCGACTGGTTTTTTCCTTCAAAAGACGAATTAAATGAGATGTATATAAAAAAACCAACGTTAGATGCAATCTCTGGATTTACACCATTTTCAGCTACCGTATACTGGACTTCTTCGGAAGTTGCTAATAATCGCGCATGGAAACAGAATTTCAATAATGGAGGTCAGGTCAATGATAACGCTAAGCACTCTTCAAGTGCTGTTCGTGCTATTCGTGCTGTGAGTGGTACTACAACAAGTTCTTTGTCTGCGATTACCGCCGAGCAAACCACCCAAAATACGGCAATAGATTTAAAAGCTAATATTGCTTCACCAACCTTTACAGGAACGGTAACCACTCCAACATTAATTGCTAGTGGAAACACCTATCCGAATACGACTGGTAATGCCAATCAAGTTTTAACAACAGATGGTTCTGGAACACTTTCGTGGACAACTTCTTCGGCAGAAACAATTAATGGAACAGTAAATGAAATTGAAGTTTCTACATCTGATTCTACAACCACCGTTGGATTGCCTGACAACACAACAATAACGACTAGTCTTACTGTTGATGGCTTATATTTTGGCACAGGATCTGGTGATGGCGATAACAATTTAGCCATCGGATCTTCGATGGGTTCGGGAACAGGAAAGCGAAATACTGCAATAGGATCGAGAGCTCTCGAATCTTACTCAGGAACTGGGTTTGATAACAATACTGCAATTGGATACTACAATATGAGAGCATTATCAACAGGTAGTGGAAATACAGCTTTGGGTGCCGAAAATATGTTTTCATTAACTACAGGAATTGCTAATACATCAATAGGAAATCAAACAATGCTTAACGTTTCTACAGGAAGCAATAATACTGGTTTAGGACAAAGAGCAGGAGAATCGATAACAACAGGTACAAACAACACTTTGATTGGACTTGATGCAAATGTGAGTTCACCTAATGCAAATAATGAAACTGTAATAGGTAAAGGTGCTATTGGCTCTGGCGATAATACAGTTCAATTGGGTAATACAAGTGTTACGAATGTAAAAACAAGTGGATCAATAACTGCAGGAGAGATTACAATTCCAAACACTGACGGTACAAGCGGACAGGTTTTAACAACGGATGGTTCTGGAGCACTATCGTGGACAACTTCTTCGGCAGGGGTTAGCGGTTCAGGAACTGGTAATATGATAGCCAAATTCGATGGGTCTTCAACAGTACTAGGAAATAGCTCAATTTATGATGATGGTACAAATGTTGGTATTGGGACAGTTAGTCCTGCACAACTTTTACATGTAAAGGCTGCTTTAGGTGATGCTAAAGCATTAATTAATGCGTATGGTGAGGGTGATGAGGCTCACCTTATGTTGAGAGCAGGTGGTATTAATAAAACGGCTATTGTTGCATCAGGAATTAGTAATTGGGGTAGAACGGATTTACGTTTTATACTAAATAGCTATACTAACGCCAATGATTATGGATTATCAGACACTAAAATGATAATAAAGAATGATGGTAAAGTTGGAATAGGAACTAATTCACCAACCGAAAAGTTAGATGTTGCAGGCAATATTAAATTCAATGGTGCACTTATGCCAAATAATAATGCAGGTTCATCGGGGCAGGTATTAACATCCTCGGGAACAGGAGTTCCTACATGGACGACTCCATCAAGTGGTTCAGATTCTGTATATAGTGTCAACACTTTCTATGCAGAGTTAGGTGGGTTTGTAATTGAAGTCCGTGATGGTGGAAAACACGGTTTGGTGGTCGCAATGCAAGACCAAGGTGTCTCTACATGGTATCCAATTGATAATCTTTTAAATGATATCACAAGACACGATACTAACGGCGCTAAATTTATGGATTGGCGCTTACCCACTATTAGAGAGTTAGAATTAATTTATTTAGCTAAAGCAAATATTTCTCCAATGTGGGGCGGTAATGATTATTGGAGTTCCACTCAACCTGGTTACGGTAACGCATATTTTGTTAATATGGCAAATGGTTTTGGAACTTCTTCTAATAGCCCTGGAGCAAACCACTCAACTAATAATTCAAAAGCTGTACGTGCTGTACGGGCGTTTTAA
- a CDS encoding T9SS type A sorting domain-containing protein, giving the protein MHKLLIALLLATSFCFSQTLSIESGSFVSVNSNSSVSVDGLELSPSVSHTITGPNSIARSTTPIVVGDNSSIERVYELSNELTDYSGILSFRYLDSELNGIDEAELVLEVLDANDVWNNVAPNIDDTNNILSYDFTELVGFKKITASASSATLTIKTETLNDIVRVYPNPTTDKIIIVSNFAQHSTLFNTAGQKILESNALELDVTDLPTGVYLLNLQNTQNQISTFKIIKQ; this is encoded by the coding sequence ATGCACAAATTACTAATAGCTTTATTGCTAGCAACTTCCTTTTGTTTTAGCCAAACTCTCAGCATTGAATCAGGAAGTTTTGTTAGTGTTAACTCCAATAGTTCTGTTTCAGTAGACGGATTAGAATTATCCCCTAGTGTATCTCATACCATAACAGGGCCTAATTCTATTGCGCGATCGACTACCCCAATAGTTGTTGGAGATAACTCTAGTATTGAAAGAGTTTATGAATTATCAAATGAACTAACTGATTATTCAGGAATACTTTCTTTTCGTTATTTAGATTCTGAACTCAATGGTATTGACGAAGCAGAATTAGTTCTAGAAGTATTGGATGCCAACGATGTTTGGAACAATGTTGCTCCAAACATTGATGATACAAACAACATATTGAGTTATGATTTCACAGAACTTGTTGGATTTAAAAAAATTACTGCAAGTGCTTCATCAGCAACACTCACCATAAAAACAGAAACACTAAATGATATCGTACGTGTTTACCCAAATCCAACAACCGATAAAATAATTATAGTTTCTAATTTTGCGCAACACTCAACATTGTTCAATACAGCAGGTCAAAAAATATTAGAATCAAATGCCTTAGAACTGGATGTTACAGACTTACCAACAGGTGTTTATTTACTGAATTTACAAAACACACAAAACCAAATTTCAACATTTAAAATCATAAAACAATAA
- a CDS encoding TonB-dependent receptor has product MRNYALLVLLFSSITSLSQNCDNSLSGIVTDIHDGQLLIGVTLIIADTEQTVQTGLDGEFSFSNLCNNTYFIQVSHPYCLTKGFTVRISGNTKKSFKLEHHIEELNQITIEGKAYSDKSKTLLENTINKEELERFNSGSLGDALNSLSGVSSLNTGSTVVKPMINGLHSSRVVIVNNGVRMEDQEWGAEHAPNIDINSVSNLTVIKGAGALQYSGDAVGGVIIAEASKVPVKDSLYGKTLMTATSNGRGASLSSKLTKSYQNGWYATLQGSLKRFGDFEAPGYVLSNTGIFERSASLQVGFNRFDYGIEGYYSIFKNEIGILAASHLGGAQDQIRAIDSDVPLIINDFTYTINAPRQDVTHHLATIKGFKRFENFGKLSIQYDFQRNNRLEFDIRRGDDKKKAASDLQLDTHTVLLDLDAPLSDKIVLKTGLMAKYQKNVANPETGVRRLIPDFQMYDLGMYFVMDYQLNDQWLLEAGGRFDYSFMDVFKFYRTSFWELRNYDQLFPEIVLEELENQILTNPQLNFNNGSATLGANYTFGEDYKLFFNYSMASRAPNSSELFSEGLHHSASRIELGDLSFNSEIAHKVALTFQKENDLFSFNVNPYINTISDFIVNEPTEIQQTLRGNFQVWEYRQTDAQLLGVDVDASYAFAKNVRLNSQFSLVKGYDQTLDAPLIGMPPVNISNEIVYQNPEFNNIRLSLQSAYHFKQNDYPNTNFEVFIPETETYKLVDVSSTPDAYHLLNFNSSIDINLNQKSKLTVGLRITNVLNTSYRNYLNRLRYYADDLGRNFLFNLKINY; this is encoded by the coding sequence ATGCGCAACTATGCATTATTGGTACTGCTATTTAGCAGTATTACATCGTTGTCACAAAATTGTGACAATTCACTTTCAGGTATAGTAACAGATATTCACGATGGCCAATTGCTCATCGGAGTCACCCTTATTATTGCAGACACTGAACAAACTGTTCAGACGGGTTTAGATGGAGAGTTTTCTTTTTCAAACCTTTGTAATAACACCTATTTCATACAGGTTTCACACCCCTATTGTTTGACAAAAGGATTTACTGTTAGAATTTCTGGGAATACCAAAAAGTCATTTAAGTTAGAGCATCATATTGAAGAACTCAATCAAATTACGATTGAAGGGAAAGCCTACAGTGACAAATCCAAAACACTTCTCGAGAATACTATTAACAAAGAAGAGTTGGAGCGTTTTAATAGTGGCTCTCTTGGTGATGCTCTAAATAGTTTGAGTGGTGTATCGTCACTAAATACAGGGAGCACGGTCGTAAAACCAATGATTAATGGACTTCACAGCAGTCGTGTGGTCATCGTTAATAATGGGGTGCGGATGGAAGACCAAGAATGGGGGGCAGAACACGCACCTAATATTGACATAAATTCCGTCAGTAACCTTACCGTCATAAAAGGAGCTGGTGCACTTCAATACAGTGGAGATGCTGTAGGGGGCGTAATTATTGCTGAAGCTTCTAAAGTTCCGGTAAAAGACAGTTTGTATGGCAAAACTTTGATGACTGCAACTAGTAATGGGCGTGGCGCCTCGTTGAGCTCAAAATTGACTAAAAGTTATCAAAATGGATGGTATGCAACCCTGCAAGGATCCTTAAAACGCTTTGGAGATTTTGAAGCTCCTGGCTATGTATTGAGCAATACAGGGATTTTTGAGAGAAGTGCTTCTTTACAAGTAGGTTTTAACCGTTTTGACTATGGTATTGAGGGGTATTATTCAATCTTTAAAAATGAGATTGGAATTTTAGCGGCCTCACATTTGGGCGGTGCTCAAGATCAAATTAGAGCCATCGACAGCGATGTACCACTAATTATAAACGATTTCACATATACGATCAATGCACCTAGGCAAGATGTCACCCATCATTTGGCAACTATAAAAGGATTTAAACGGTTTGAAAACTTTGGAAAACTTAGCATCCAATACGATTTTCAAAGAAACAATCGGCTTGAGTTTGACATCAGGCGTGGGGATGACAAAAAGAAGGCTGCATCAGATTTACAATTAGATACGCATACCGTTTTGCTAGATCTAGATGCACCTTTGTCTGATAAAATTGTATTAAAAACAGGGCTCATGGCGAAGTATCAAAAAAACGTTGCAAATCCCGAAACGGGTGTGAGACGGTTGATCCCTGATTTTCAGATGTATGACTTAGGAATGTACTTTGTAATGGACTACCAATTAAATGACCAATGGCTTCTGGAAGCCGGGGGCCGTTTTGATTACTCCTTTATGGATGTTTTTAAATTTTACAGAACCTCCTTTTGGGAATTACGTAATTATGACCAGCTATTTCCTGAAATTGTGCTTGAAGAATTGGAGAATCAAATTTTAACCAATCCGCAACTAAATTTTAATAACGGTTCAGCTACCTTAGGAGCCAACTATACATTTGGTGAGGATTATAAATTGTTTTTCAACTATTCCATGGCATCTCGAGCGCCAAATTCCTCAGAACTTTTTAGTGAAGGCTTGCACCATTCTGCTTCTCGAATCGAACTGGGAGATTTAAGCTTCAATTCTGAAATAGCACATAAAGTTGCATTGACATTTCAAAAGGAGAACGATCTATTTAGTTTTAATGTAAACCCTTATATTAATACCATTTCTGACTTTATAGTGAATGAACCTACAGAAATTCAGCAGACGTTGAGAGGCAACTTTCAGGTGTGGGAATACCGCCAAACGGATGCTCAATTGTTAGGTGTAGATGTGGATGCCTCCTATGCTTTTGCTAAAAACGTTCGTTTAAACAGTCAATTCTCTTTAGTCAAAGGCTATGACCAAACTTTAGACGCGCCACTAATCGGAATGCCGCCTGTAAACATTAGCAACGAAATTGTATATCAAAATCCTGAATTCAATAACATTCGTCTGTCTTTACAAAGCGCATATCATTTTAAACAAAATGACTATCCCAATACCAATTTTGAAGTGTTCATACCAGAAACCGAAACATATAAATTGGTGGATGTAAGCTCTACACCAGACGCGTATCATTTGCTTAATTTTAATTCGAGTATCGATATTAATCTCAACCAAAAATCAAAATTAACGGTAGGACTTAGAATTACAAACGTATTGAACACTTCGTATCGAAACTACCTGAACCGTTTGCGCTATTATGCAGATGATTTGGGCAGAAACTTTTTATTTAATCTTAAAATCAATTATTAA
- a CDS encoding type 1 periplasmic binding fold superfamily protein — MKNMKFLTTALFTSILFIGCSKDDAPQPVNEEEVITTLTVTLVPNDGSTAITLQTRDLDGDGPNEPVITTGNLATGVTYSGSIVLLNETENPAENITDEVEEESVEHQFFYTPTAGLDVTTNAENLDSEGNKLGTEFTLVAGAVSSGTLTFTLRHEPTKPNTGLNDADGETDISATFDVSVQ; from the coding sequence ATGAAAAACATGAAATTTTTAACTACAGCATTATTTACAAGCATATTATTTATCGGATGTTCAAAAGACGACGCCCCACAACCTGTAAACGAAGAAGAAGTGATCACCACACTAACCGTAACTCTTGTGCCAAATGACGGCAGTACAGCGATCACCTTACAGACTCGTGACTTGGATGGTGATGGACCTAACGAACCCGTTATTACAACTGGTAATTTAGCTACCGGCGTCACCTATAGTGGTAGCATAGTTCTACTTAACGAAACTGAAAATCCAGCTGAAAACATCACGGATGAAGTTGAAGAAGAAAGTGTAGAACACCAATTTTTCTATACACCAACAGCTGGTTTGGATGTTACAACTAACGCTGAAAACCTTGATTCAGAAGGCAATAAACTAGGAACCGAGTTTACCTTGGTCGCTGGAGCCGTGAGTTCTGGAACGTTAACCTTTACGTTGCGTCATGAACCTACTAAGCCAAATACAGGTCTTAACGATGCGGATGGAGAAACAGATATTTCTGCAACGTTTGATGTATCAGTACAATAA
- a CDS encoding Kelch repeat-containing protein, which translates to MLPLTVLSQEYGLSFKGQDFLLDERTSLDITSNKPLIVKDELELTFDLKVELIKRKGNFGYIFRAINEDNKNIDLLLSNTSTKKLIIVVGDTETIIPINDSTFSNKKWSTIHIKFSLSKNELVFSIAGSKPIKKSAVFKSKESYKIFFGANNYKEFSTSDVPSGISIRDVKLTQGTKLIAHYPLNQCGGNEAIDIINNNNATVKNADWLLCYHKSWEENLISEVDGVQLLTFDKNLGEFYILNKTTLTKYNPKEKSFKTYPFDKDTLEISLDHRILFDHKQKKLYCYLADKNQISEFDFETKRWDNYSLFKKQPLKQIYQHHNGLFSPKDNSIYILGGYGQFTYQNQVKKVDLSSKTWENIPHDNKVFKPRYLSGATIYKDSIYVLGGYGSESGKQLVNPKSYFDFLRYDIESKTFKKQYEVTKISEEMIFGSSIVIDSTNKNYYGLISDKSRSNGYLKLAQGNLSSPEFKIVADSLPYKFTDTQSFVDLFFDENAKKLYVYTSFLNSNNQTDFGIYSLNYPHIPVIEATQSNSKSTTSFWALIIIGLFISAMIGLLIIKYFKKKQIETSEEKIIPQEHKKEEPLVELDYPIVFFGGFQMFDKKGNDLTGKFTPLIKELFLVLWLYTHKNNKGISSQKLKDLLWYDKSDKSAQNNRAVNITKLKTILKQLGDFSISKKTGYWIIENNSDVLVNDYSQLNKNLLKSKPTKEDIIRTISITKNGAFLNNLDYTWLDSFKQNITDLIVNNFMNFALKLDIEEDLDFAIDLADCIFNFDTTNEIAVFLKCKVYYIKGNHSLANDTFNKFLKEYNILYGQEFEHNFNEFISLDINNLHL; encoded by the coding sequence ATGTTGCCTCTAACTGTTTTAAGTCAAGAATACGGTCTTTCTTTTAAAGGTCAAGATTTTCTTCTCGACGAAAGAACAAGCTTAGATATAACTTCAAATAAGCCATTGATTGTAAAGGATGAACTTGAATTAACTTTTGATTTAAAGGTAGAATTAATAAAAAGAAAAGGTAATTTCGGATACATTTTTAGAGCTATTAATGAAGATAATAAAAATATAGATTTACTGCTCTCTAATACTTCAACAAAAAAACTAATTATAGTTGTTGGTGATACTGAAACAATTATACCCATAAACGACTCTACATTTTCTAATAAAAAATGGAGCACGATTCATATAAAATTTTCGCTGTCAAAAAATGAATTGGTTTTTTCGATAGCTGGCTCCAAACCCATCAAAAAATCCGCAGTTTTTAAAAGTAAAGAATCATACAAAATCTTTTTTGGTGCAAATAATTATAAGGAATTTTCAACTTCAGATGTTCCGAGTGGAATAAGTATTAGAGACGTTAAGTTAACTCAAGGCACTAAACTAATCGCTCACTACCCTTTAAATCAATGTGGAGGAAACGAGGCTATAGATATAATAAATAACAACAATGCTACTGTAAAAAATGCAGACTGGCTGTTATGCTATCATAAATCTTGGGAAGAAAATTTAATATCTGAAGTTGATGGCGTTCAATTATTGACTTTTGACAAAAATTTAGGAGAGTTTTATATTTTAAACAAAACAACACTAACTAAATACAATCCCAAAGAGAAATCATTCAAGACCTATCCTTTTGATAAAGATACTTTAGAAATTTCTTTAGATCACAGAATTCTTTTTGATCACAAACAAAAAAAATTATACTGCTACCTTGCAGATAAGAATCAGATTTCTGAATTTGATTTTGAAACTAAGCGTTGGGATAATTATTCTCTATTTAAAAAACAACCTTTGAAGCAAATATACCAGCATCATAATGGTTTGTTTAGTCCAAAAGACAATTCTATATATATCCTAGGGGGTTATGGTCAATTCACATATCAAAACCAAGTAAAAAAGGTTGATCTTAGTTCTAAAACTTGGGAAAACATCCCTCATGATAATAAAGTATTTAAACCACGATATCTTTCTGGGGCAACCATCTACAAAGACTCCATTTATGTCTTAGGTGGCTATGGAAGTGAAAGCGGTAAACAATTAGTAAACCCTAAAAGTTATTTTGATTTTTTGAGGTACGACATTGAAAGCAAAACATTTAAAAAACAATATGAGGTAACTAAAATTTCTGAAGAAATGATCTTTGGAAGCTCCATTGTGATAGACAGTACTAATAAAAACTATTATGGCTTAATCTCCGATAAGTCTAGATCTAATGGATATCTTAAACTTGCACAAGGAAATCTATCAAGTCCAGAATTTAAAATTGTAGCAGATTCTCTTCCTTATAAATTTACAGACACTCAATCTTTTGTGGATCTATTTTTTGATGAAAACGCAAAAAAACTTTACGTCTACACCTCTTTCTTGAACTCAAACAATCAAACAGATTTTGGTATTTACAGCCTTAATTACCCTCATATTCCTGTAATTGAAGCCACTCAAAGCAATTCTAAATCAACAACAAGTTTTTGGGCTCTTATTATAATTGGTCTATTTATATCAGCTATGATTGGTCTTTTAATAATAAAATATTTCAAGAAAAAACAAATTGAAACTAGTGAAGAAAAAATAATTCCTCAGGAACACAAAAAAGAAGAACCTTTAGTTGAGCTAGATTATCCGATTGTATTTTTTGGTGGTTTTCAAATGTTTGATAAAAAAGGAAACGATCTTACAGGGAAATTTACGCCCTTAATAAAGGAACTCTTTTTAGTTCTTTGGCTTTATACACATAAAAATAACAAAGGAATTTCTTCTCAAAAGTTAAAAGACTTGTTATGGTATGATAAATCTGATAAAAGTGCTCAAAATAATAGAGCTGTTAATATCACCAAACTCAAAACCATTCTTAAACAGTTAGGAGATTTTTCAATTAGTAAAAAAACGGGCTATTGGATTATCGAAAATAATTCTGATGTTTTAGTTAACGATTACTCTCAATTAAATAAAAATCTACTTAAAAGCAAACCAACCAAAGAGGATATTATTCGTACGATATCCATAACCAAAAATGGCGCTTTTCTGAACAACTTAGATTACACTTGGTTAGATTCTTTTAAACAGAACATTACCGATTTAATAGTCAATAACTTTATGAATTTTGCATTAAAGCTAGACATAGAGGAAGATCTTGATTTTGCTATTGATTTAGCGGATTGTATTTTTAATTTTGACACTACAAATGAAATCGCTGTGTTCTTAAAATGTAAAGTATATTACATTAAAGGCAATCACAGCTTAGCTAATGATACGTTTAATAAATTTTTAAAAGAGTACAATATCCTATACGGACAAGAATTTGAACACAACTTTAATGAATTCATTTCTCTAGATATCAATAATTTACACTTGTAA
- a CDS encoding T9SS type A sorting domain-containing protein: MKKITLLTLLLISFTGFTALAQNTVYVSATGAGNMDGTSESTAFGNFGVAMSNINSGGDKLIIVGTITPDGANLASKNFAFTIEGLNPSSTLAGNGGSGRLFTINGSTSANVTFKNLNFLNNTTTLAGGGVFFNNNAGATATFENCTFTGNSVTNNAGGGVILVSNGNLTITNCVFENNTSSDKGGAIVAGNSANVNISGSLFNGNSATKGGAIAVTGNGVDFVLNTSTFVNNSVSSNGGGALYLGGNNANSSITNTTIFNNTVNFTSLNQSTGGGIRIEGARPFTIQNSLIYGNLVTNGTDTAGSDIGIVPNVVLNLSHSITKKIEPALDDTAGDDFSTSIIEADLTSSNLMFMTSSGYVEYDSVSSSEDSPIDFGSDGNDAGSWNSGLALSLNKQDVLAANLLVFHNKSSNSIEISHTISTPLTVEVYSILGTKLLGLKNVAQRQSIQANSLASGIYILKGESSGKSFSKKFIIN, from the coding sequence ATGAAAAAAATTACTTTACTAACGCTTTTATTAATTTCTTTTACTGGTTTTACAGCACTAGCACAAAATACCGTTTATGTTTCAGCAACAGGTGCTGGTAATATGGATGGCACAAGTGAATCAACTGCATTTGGCAACTTTGGTGTTGCCATGTCAAATATAAACTCTGGAGGAGATAAACTAATAATTGTAGGAACCATTACACCCGATGGCGCGAATCTAGCATCTAAGAATTTTGCATTTACTATAGAAGGTTTGAATCCTAGCTCAACTTTAGCCGGAAATGGTGGTTCAGGTAGACTCTTTACAATAAATGGATCGACTTCAGCAAATGTGACTTTTAAAAATCTTAATTTTCTAAACAACACTACCACACTTGCTGGAGGTGGTGTCTTTTTTAATAACAACGCAGGAGCTACAGCTACCTTTGAGAACTGTACCTTTACTGGAAATTCTGTAACTAACAACGCAGGTGGTGGAGTTATATTAGTCTCCAACGGAAATTTAACCATAACAAATTGTGTTTTTGAAAACAATACATCATCAGATAAAGGAGGGGCTATTGTCGCTGGAAATTCTGCAAATGTAAACATCTCAGGATCTCTTTTTAACGGAAACTCTGCAACTAAAGGTGGTGCAATTGCTGTAACAGGCAATGGTGTAGATTTCGTTTTAAACACTAGTACTTTTGTGAATAATTCCGTATCAAGTAATGGTGGAGGAGCTTTGTACTTGGGAGGTAATAATGCCAATAGCAGCATTACCAATACTACTATTTTTAATAATACTGTAAATTTCACCTCATTAAATCAATCTACAGGCGGTGGAATACGAATTGAAGGCGCTAGACCTTTTACAATACAAAACTCATTAATTTATGGGAATTTGGTAACAAATGGTACAGATACTGCAGGTTCAGATATTGGAATTGTTCCTAACGTTGTACTTAATCTATCACATTCAATTACCAAAAAAATTGAGCCTGCCTTAGACGATACTGCTGGGGATGATTTTTCTACATCTATAATTGAAGCAGATTTAACGTCTTCTAACTTAATGTTTATGACCTCTAGTGGTTATGTTGAATATGATTCTGTATCTAGTTCAGAAGACAGCCCTATTGATTTTGGATCAGATGGTAATGATGCTGGATCATGGAATTCAGGGTTAGCTTTATCTTTAAATAAGCAAGATGTTTTAGCTGCTAATTTATTAGTGTTTCATAATAAATCTTCTAACAGCATAGAAATTAGCCATACTATTTCTACCCCATTAACTGTAGAAGTGTACAGTATTTTAGGAACTAAATTATTAGGTCTTAAAAATGTAGCTCAAAGACAAAGCATTCAAGCAAATTCTTTAGCTTCAGGAATCTATATTTTAAAAGGTGAATCTTCTGGGAAGTCGTTCTCGAAAAAATTCATCATAAACTAA